From the Calditrichota bacterium genome, one window contains:
- a CDS encoding threonine synthase: MPFATHLVCRECGKKYPLASLTACEECFGPLELDYDYAAIQKSLSREMLQSRPPNMWRYREFLPLSEPPKVGFDVGFTPLIHARRLGDTLGLKNLYIKNDAVNHPTLSFKDRVVAVSISKAIEFGFRVVGCASTGNLANAVAAQAASAGLESYILIPEDLETVKIMATAVYRPRLIKVRGNYDTVNRLCSEIADEKGWAFVNVNLRPYYAEGSKTMGHEILEQLNWQVPDNVVLPMAGGSLLNKINKAFNEFEKVGWIQKNTAKFFGAQASGCSPISTAFKENYPDIQPVKPKTIAKSLAIGNPADGYYAVETIRRSGGRADDVSDEEIVEGIQLLAETEGIFTETAGGVTIGVLKKLVEEKHIHPDEVTVAAITGQGLKTVEVLSETTYSIPIINADYDDFEKVLK; the protein is encoded by the coding sequence ATGCCGTTTGCAACACACCTTGTTTGCAGGGAGTGCGGGAAAAAATATCCGCTGGCCTCGCTCACCGCTTGTGAGGAATGTTTTGGGCCGCTGGAATTGGACTATGATTATGCCGCTATTCAAAAATCGCTTTCCCGGGAGATGTTGCAAAGCCGTCCGCCCAACATGTGGCGGTACAGGGAATTTCTGCCACTGAGCGAGCCTCCCAAAGTGGGCTTTGACGTAGGTTTCACACCGCTCATTCATGCCAGGCGCCTGGGCGATACTCTGGGACTGAAGAATCTCTACATCAAAAACGATGCGGTTAATCATCCCACCCTGTCGTTTAAGGACCGCGTGGTCGCGGTATCCATTTCCAAGGCAATTGAATTTGGATTTCGGGTTGTGGGATGTGCATCTACCGGAAATCTTGCCAATGCAGTGGCTGCCCAGGCCGCCTCGGCTGGTTTGGAGAGTTACATTCTCATCCCGGAAGATCTGGAAACCGTTAAGATTATGGCCACCGCCGTTTATCGCCCCCGGCTCATTAAAGTCCGGGGAAATTACGATACCGTCAACCGGCTTTGCAGTGAAATCGCCGATGAAAAGGGCTGGGCTTTTGTCAATGTGAATCTCCGCCCCTATTACGCCGAGGGTTCTAAAACCATGGGGCATGAAATTTTGGAACAGCTTAACTGGCAGGTACCGGACAACGTGGTACTTCCAATGGCCGGAGGATCGCTGCTCAATAAAATTAACAAGGCATTTAATGAATTTGAAAAAGTCGGCTGGATCCAAAAGAACACGGCTAAATTTTTTGGCGCGCAAGCCTCGGGATGTTCCCCGATCTCAACGGCTTTTAAGGAAAATTATCCTGACATCCAGCCTGTGAAACCGAAGACCATTGCTAAATCGCTGGCTATCGGTAATCCCGCCGACGGCTACTATGCGGTGGAAACCATTCGGCGATCCGGAGGCCGTGCGGATGATGTGAGCGATGAGGAAATCGTTGAAGGAATTCAACTTTTGGCTGAAACAGAAGGGATTTTCACCGAAACCGCCGGTGGTGTAACCATCGGGGTTCTAAAAAAGCTGGTTGAGGAAAAACACATCCATCCGGATGAGGTAACGGTTGCAGCCATTACGGGACAGGGGTTAAAGACAGTGGAGG
- a CDS encoding NUDIX hydrolase — MLKKLLFNYCPYCATPLKEGSENGSFVQVCPNCGWTHYFNPVPSSAILPVLPDGRLVLIRRKNEPFAGKWAIPSGFIEYGETPEEAALRELKEETGLSGKIISLLDISQKESYVYGSVLVITYIVHVTGGNMQAADDATEIAAFAWNNLPKIEIPIFEKVLKKFEHSNFFLTSAR, encoded by the coding sequence ATGCTCAAAAAATTGCTCTTTAACTATTGCCCCTATTGTGCAACACCCTTAAAAGAAGGCTCGGAAAACGGCTCATTTGTTCAGGTGTGTCCCAACTGCGGCTGGACACACTATTTTAATCCGGTACCCTCTTCAGCCATTTTGCCCGTTCTGCCGGATGGACGCCTGGTGCTTATTCGGCGCAAAAACGAACCCTTTGCCGGGAAATGGGCCATCCCTTCCGGATTCATTGAATACGGGGAAACGCCTGAAGAGGCCGCCTTGCGGGAACTGAAAGAAGAAACCGGGCTGAGTGGAAAGATTATTTCACTCCTGGACATCTCCCAAAAAGAATCGTACGTTTATGGCAGTGTTCTGGTTATTACATATATTGTGCATGTAACGGGAGGAAATATGCAGGCAGCCGACGATGCCACCGAAATTGCTGCCTTTGCGTGGAACAACCTGCCCAAAATTGAAATTCCCATATTTGAAAAGGTACTGAAAAAATTCGAACATTCTAATTTTTTCTTGACATCCGCCCGATAA